The following coding sequences are from one Pocillopora verrucosa isolate sample1 chromosome 5, ASM3666991v2, whole genome shotgun sequence window:
- the LOC136280734 gene encoding pancreatic secretory granule membrane major glycoprotein GP2-like, producing MRPWIDLTQLILILNTSDPCYNYRNLSDADRKSTYITPQNEEKCDDESSTIIFGEWYRFVGDAGTKMPTQCVPDFRCGAASSGWLKGGHPTLADGEVSSKVCFIRGGDCCKKSRDIKVKDCGSYFIYKLQKVPACDLRYCGTD from the exons ATGCGACCCTGGATTGACCTGACACAGCTGATTTTGATATTAAACACat ccGATCCGTGCTATAATTACAGAAACCTGAGCGATGCGGACAGAAAGAGCACTTACATCACACCCCAAAACGAAGAGAAATGTGACGACGAATCCTCAACCATAATATTCGGGGAATGGTATCGTTTCGTGGGagatgcaggaacaaaaatgccaacccAGTGCGTACCGGATTTTAGATGTGGTGCGGCTTCCTCAGGCTGGCTGAAAGGTGGTCACCCTACATTGGCAGATGGTGAGGTTTCCTCCAAGGTCTGCTTTATCAGAGGTGGAGATTGTTGCAAGAAATCAAGGGACATAAAAGTAAAAGACTGCGGAtcctactttatttacaaactaCAAAAGGTACCTGCTTGTGATCTGCGCTACTGTGGCACAGACTGA
- the LOC136280735 gene encoding uncharacterized protein produces the protein MGFVAANDQCRTEVNIQGMALESHVFKRWSLAAPHLCDVKCGQEIKCQSYNYNRKYQICELNNRTKEARPENFLSAPAWFYIRRLNGRAPLGSIPELPALSCHEIKASEGKYTISGKYWMDPTRKGKAKLIYCDMVNEDMDECKFNISDCDVNANCTNMYGYYKCTCKVGYIGDGRSCSDIDECARNLSCHVNANCINTIGSHVCTCHTGYTGDGQTCSEMVLTELAVNCDDKFSPANWKTGSSRTEQ, from the exons ATGGGGTTTGTGGCAGCTAATGATCAATGTAGGACAGAAGTAAACATACAAGGAATGGCTCTCGAGAGTCATGTCTTCAAAAGGTGGTCACTGGCGGCTCCTCACCTTTGCGATGTCAAATGTGGACAAGAGATCAAGTGTCAAAGCTATAACTACAATCGAAAATACCAaatatgtgaactaaataaccgcACCAAGGAGGCGAGACCAGAGAATTTCCTTTCAGCACCAGCGTGGTTTTACATCCGACGATTGAACGGCAGAG CTCCCTTAGGTTCTATCCCTGAATTACCGGCGCTGTCTTGTCACGAAATAAAGGCGAGTGAAGGTAAATACACCATAAGCGGCAAGTACTGGATGGATCCAACtagaaaaggaaaagcaaaactgatttACTGTGATATGGTAAACGAAG ATATGGATGAATGTAAATTTAACATCAGTGACTGCGACGTAAATGCAAACTGTACTAACATGTATGGTTATTACAAATGCACATGTAAAGTGGGATACATCGGCGATGGACGCTCGTGTTCAG atattgacgaatgtgcaAGAAATCTTTCTTGTCATGTGAATGCTAACTGTATCAACACaattggatcacatgtatgtacATGCCACACTGGATACACTGGAGACGGACAAACTTGCTCAG agaTGGTACTGACTGAACTCGCTGTAAATTGTGACGATAAGTTTTCGCCCGCTAACTGGAAAACTGGATCTTCGCGGACggaacaataa